The Streptomyces sp. SS1-1 genome has a segment encoding these proteins:
- a CDS encoding DUF742 domain-containing protein: protein MNEQDPDTRREQGSQWYDNEAGPLVRPYAVTGGRTRPGPTGVTFDLIALVTLATAAPGTDDDSTLGPEHRALIELCRPETQSVAELAAGADLPVGVVRVLLGDLLERGRVTVSRPVPPARLPDERILREVIEGLRAL from the coding sequence ATGAACGAGCAGGACCCGGACACCCGGCGCGAGCAGGGCAGTCAGTGGTACGACAACGAGGCCGGGCCCCTGGTACGGCCGTACGCGGTGACGGGCGGACGCACCAGGCCCGGCCCCACCGGGGTGACGTTCGACCTGATCGCCCTCGTCACCCTGGCCACCGCCGCACCCGGCACGGACGACGACAGCACGCTCGGGCCGGAACACCGTGCCCTGATCGAACTGTGCCGCCCGGAGACCCAGTCGGTCGCGGAACTGGCGGCGGGCGCCGACCTGCCCGTCGGCGTGGTCCGCGTGCTCCTCGGCGATCTGCTGGAACGCGGGCGGGTCACCGTCAGCCGCCCGGTCCCCCCTGCCCGTCTGCCCGACGAACGCATCCTGCGCGAGGTCATCGAGGGCCTGCGTGCGCTGTAA
- a CDS encoding roadblock/LC7 domain-containing protein: protein MIPDPSMRGAGRSGELDWLLDDLVARVSEVRHAVVLSNDGLAVGSSSDLRRSDAEHLAAVASGFHSLAKGTGRHFGVGGVRQTMVEMDDAFLFVAAAGDGSCIAVLTAVTADIGLVAYEMARMVKRVGEHLRTPTRTTTRPPAGG, encoded by the coding sequence ATGATCCCGGACCCGAGCATGAGGGGCGCCGGCCGGTCCGGCGAACTCGACTGGCTGCTGGACGACCTGGTCGCGCGCGTGAGCGAGGTACGGCACGCCGTCGTGCTCTCCAACGACGGGCTCGCGGTGGGCTCGTCGTCCGACCTGCGCCGCTCCGACGCCGAACATCTCGCCGCCGTCGCCTCCGGATTCCACTCCCTCGCCAAGGGCACCGGACGGCACTTCGGGGTCGGCGGAGTGCGCCAGACCATGGTCGAGATGGACGACGCCTTCCTCTTCGTGGCGGCGGCGGGCGATGGCTCCTGCATCGCCGTCCTGACCGCCGTGACCGCCGACATCGGCCTGGTGGCCTATGAGATGGCTCGGATGGTCAAACGGGTCGGCGAGCACCTGCGCACCCCGACCCGCACCACCACCCGGCCGCCCGCCGGGGGATGA